The Medicago truncatula cultivar Jemalong A17 chromosome 4, MtrunA17r5.0-ANR, whole genome shotgun sequence genome includes a region encoding these proteins:
- the LOC25491382 gene encoding uncharacterized protein, translating to MQKHSIKNYNIAFIYNHSIDSVSKRKKEFMHVTHSSNQMEECNNSRGELQSSSSRSIPQQHSPSLRRRESKGSSNASFSWIGSNRLVLCLILVTLWAYLGFFVQSKWDQYEKEQELKGFDFHLKNHQDSVVQKSSLFVDNEKVGVNNLVDVVLAKKRENGNISSRKRKSRRFLRSKVHGKEKELEIPLVGPFDSMEDKILKLSTNEKGCGKCDKKSEFAKLVMSKSFVLIFHELSMTGAPLSMMELATELMSCGANVSAVVLSRKGGLMQELVRREIKVIDDKVDHSFKTSMNADLVIAGSAVCASWIEQYIEYFPAAANQVVWWIMENRREYFDRSKDVLNKVKMLVFLSESQSKKWQKWCEEESITLRFQPVHVPLSVNDELAFSAGLYSSSDTEKMNEKRKLLRKSVRRELGLNDNDMLVISLSSINPGKGQLLFLEPAKSVLENESFEDDYKMQNSSKVEDIYTLARRHHLRKLLPMMKDSNSKRVLSNNNGEMKQSLKILIGSVGSKSNKVEYVKSILRFLSQHSNLSKSVLWTPSTTHVASLYSAADVYVINSQGLGETFGRVTIEAMAFGLPVLGTDGGGTKEIVEHNVSGLLHPIRRKGNHVLAQNLEFLLENRLAREQMGMNGRKKVQRMYLKEHMYSKFVEVLVTCL from the exons ATGCAAAAacatagcatcaagaattataACATAGCTTTTATATACAATCATTCTATTGATTCTgtctcaaaaaggaaaaaagaatttATGCATGTGACTCATAGTAGTAATCAAATGGAGGAATGCAACAACAGTAGAGGAGAACttcaatcttcatcatcaagATCAATTCCACAACAACATTCACCTTCattgagaagaagagaaagcaAAGGTAGTAGTAATGCATCGTTTTCTTGGATTGGAAGCAACCGGTTAGTTTTGTGTCTGATTTTGGTTACTCTTTGGGCTTATCTTGGGTTTTTTGTTCAATCTAAGTGGGATCAATATGAGAAAGAACAAGAATTAAAAGGGTTTGATTTTCATCTTAAAAATCATCAAGATTCAGTTGTGCAAAAAAGTTctttatttgttgataatgAAAAAGTTGGTGTGAATAATCTCGTAGATGTTGTATTGGccaagaaaagagaaaatggtAATATCAGTTCAAGGAAAAGGAAGAGTAGAAGGTTTTTGAGAAGTAAGGTACATGGTAAGGAAAAGGAGTTAGAAATTCCTCTTGTTGGTCCATTTGATTCAATGGAGGACAAAATCTTGAAATTGAGTACTAATGAGAAGGGTTGTGGAAAATGTGACAAGAAAAGTGAATTTGCAAAACTTGTTATGTCAAAGAGTTTTGTGTTGATATTTCATGAACTTTCTATGACTGGAGCACCACTTTCAATGATGGAATTGGCAACTGAATTGATGAGTtgtggagcaaatgtttcagctGTTGTTCTTAGCAGGAAAGGTGGTTTGATGCAAGAACTTGTAAGGAGAGAAATTAAGGTGATTGATGATAAAGTGGATCATAGCTTCAAAACTTCAATGAATGCTGATCTTGTCATTGCTGGATCGGCTGTTTGTGCTTCATGGATTG AACAATACATTGAATACTTTCCTGCTGCTGCAAATCAAGTTGTTTGGTGGATTATGGAAAACAGAAGAGAGTACTTCGATCGTTCAAAGGACGTCTTGAACAAAGTGAAGATGTTGGTTTTTCTTTCCGAATCACAATCTAAGAAATGGCAAAAATGGTGTGAAGAAGAAAGCATAACGCTTAGATTCCAGCCTGTACATGTTCCATTGTCTGTTAATGATGAACTTGCTTTCTCAGCCGGACTTTATTCCTCGAGTGATACCGAGAAAATGAATGAGAAGAGGAAGTTGTTGCGCAAATCAGTCCGAAGAGAATTAGGTTTGAATGATAATGATATGCTTGTGATATCTCTAAGTAGCATCAATCCTGGAAAGGGACAGTTATTGTTTCTTGAACCAGCAAAGTCAGTATTAGAAAATGAATCATTTGAAGATGATTACAAAATgcaaaattcatcaaaagttGAAGATATTTATACTTTGGCTAGAAGACATCATCTTAGAAAATTGTTACCAATGATGAAGGATAGCAATAGCAAGAGAGTGTTGTCCAACAATAATGGAGAAATGAAACAATCTCTGAAAATTCTGATTGGTTCAGTTGGATCTAAGAGTAACAAGGTGGAATATGTTAAAagtattttaagatttttgtcACAACATTCAAATTTGTCAAAGTCTGTTTTGTGGACTCCATCGACAACACATGTTGCCTCACTTTACTCAGCTGCTGATGTTTATGTCATTAATTCTCAG GGATTGGGAGAAACCTTTGGACGTGTGACGATAGAAGCAATGGCATTTGGTCTTCCGGTTCTAGGAACAGATGGTGGGGGGACAAAGGAAATTGTGGAGCATAATGTGAGTGGTCTTCTTCATCCTATTAGACGTAAAGGGAATCATGTTCTTGCTCAAAATCTTGAGTTTTTACTTGAAAACCGATTGGCAAGAGAACAAATGGGAATGAATGGAAGAAAGAAGGTGCAAAGGATGTATTTGAAGGAGCACATGTATAGTAAATTTGTAGAGGTTCTTGTTACGTGCTTGtga
- the LOC25491383 gene encoding protein MLN51 homolog, with product MANSVAEDDVDYESDPEEAQRSLLTMRRREASDDEEEEERGVGERDDDDSVKSEDLRVRVRSDDSDGEGGVADYDEDDEEVEEEEEYEEEEYEEGVEEEVYEEKGEGGVDGSVIVVKESEGGVVPSLEEEDSGEVNLEEKKENEPFAVPTAGAFYMHDDRFRDNSNARQRRMHGGRRLWESKDDKKWGHDKFEEISVQDRRYDERRPSRGNFRGRGRTRGTGRGGHVRGNRREYNDREYNNREYNNREYNEGSNQNQVPKVVVKGRGPRRYEPTNRRNGPAPQVQNKQSRKSQDKTSLAISERNSMPSSNAESDPVPAKKTSHVASNLNYASPPFYPSGSSNKDINLPQKRDVQIGSTSRNIHPVMDEGFPVQNNTIHRGKNVVDSISMDKLYIDQSVGPSVGKPLNNVHLAPPGSSGVHVSQSPFPRPAGPGRGAPIPLQMNYQPVPSHTQVNKVSPTQLQAIQRSSAPGRTLTSVQATAAQMGHRPGSGSQSSSPPKRSASINSLDSGETDAASESGKAKGALVGKGKGAPQGPGRGPFVYGGAQVMGAAGNMGISQGDPNFPTFLPVMQFGGQHPGGMGVPAVGMAFPGYVANPQLGLGKSEMTWLPVLAGAAGALGAQYCSPYLAVDGAYGRQPGQTSAIDNSSKENVNKANNELKPPQKTELVNDEYGQRQNKPRRYSEMNFGQ from the exons ATGGCTAATTCTGTTGCGGAAGATGATGTTGATTACGAGAGTGATCCTGAAGAGGCGCAAAGATCACTTCTTACAATGCGGAGACGCGAGGCtagtgatgatgaagaagaagaggaaagaggGGTAGGAGaaagagatgatgatgattcagttAAGAGTGAAGATCTTCGTGTTAGGGTTCGTTCTGATGATTCAGATGGTGAAGGTGGTGTTGCtgattatgatgaagatgatgaggaagttgaggaagaagaagaatacgAGGAAGAAGAGTATGAGGAgggagttgaagaagaggtttaTGAGGAGAAAGGTGAAGGTGGGGTTGATGGTTCAGTGATTGTGGTTAAGGAATCTGAAGGTGGTGTGGTACCCTCTTTGGAAGAAGAAGATTCTGGTGAGGTTAATTTGGAGGAGAAAAAGGAGAACGAACCATTTGCTGTGCCCACTGCTGGTGCCTTTTACATGCATGATGACCGTTTTAGGGACAATTCTAATGCCCGCCAAAG GAGGATGCATGGTGGAAGGAGATTGTGGGAGTCCAAAGATGACAAGAAATGGGGACATGATAAATTCGAGGAAATTTCAGTGCAAGATAGACGCTATGATGAG AGGAGACCTTCTAGGGGTAATTTTCGAGGGCGCGGTAGAACTCGTGGCACTGGTCGTGGAGGACATGTTCGTGGAAACAGAAGAGAATACAATGACAGAGAATATAACAACAGAGAATATAATAACAGAGAATATAATGAAGGTAGCAATCAAAATCAGGTGCCTAAGGTTGTCGTGAAAGGAAGAGGGCCTCGAAGGTATGAACCTACTAACCGAAGGAATGGTCCAGCTCCCCAGGTGCAAAATAAACA ATCTAGGAAATCTCAGGATAAAACTTCACTTGCTATTTCAGAGAGAAACTCCATGCCATCATCCAATGCAGAATCTGACCCTGTGCCTGCTAAGAAAACTTCACATGTTGCTTCAAATTTGAACTATGCATCCCCTCCATTTTACCCCTCTGGCTCTTCTAACAAAGACATTAATCTGCCACAAAAACGGGATGTACAAATTGGCAGCACCAGCAGGAACATTCACCCTGTTATGGATGAGGGTTTTCCGGTTCAAAACAATACAATTCATCGGGGAAAGAATGTTGTTGATTCCATCAGCATGGACAAGCTGTATATTGACCAGTCTGTTGGCCCATCTGTTGGAAAGCCTTTGAACAATGTTCATTTGGCACCGCCTGGATCTTCTGGTGTCCATGTTTCTCAATCTCCTTTTCCCAGGCCTGCTGGGCCTGGGAGAGGTGCACCAATCCCATTACAGATGAATTACCAACCTGTTCCCTCACATACTCAAGTAAATAAAGTTTCTCCAACACAACTGCAGGCTATTCAGAGAAGTTCTGCACCAGGGCGAACTTTAACATCTGTGCAAGCTACTGCCGCACAGATGGGCCATCGACCTGGTAGTGGATCTCAGTCTTCATCTCCTCCAAAAAGATCTGCATCAATTAATTCACTTGATTCTGGAGAAACAGATGCGGCCTCAGAATCAGGTAAAGCCAAAGGTGCATTGGTGGGGAAGGGAAAGGGAGCTCCCCAGGGTCCTGGAAGGGGACCTTTTGTTTATGGTGGGGCACAGGTAATGGGTGCTGCTGGAAATATGGGCATCAGTCAAGGAGATCCAAACTTCCCCACCTTCTTACCAG TCATGCAATTTGGGGGCCAGCATCCTGGTGGTATGGGAGTTCCTGCTGTTGGCATGGCATTCCCTGGATATGTTGCTAATCCTCAGCTTGGTTTGGGAAAATCAGAAATGACATG GCTACCAGTCTTGGCTGGTGCTGCTGGAGCTTTAGGTGCTCAATACTGTTCACCATACCTTGCTGTTGACGGTGCTTATGGTCGACAACCGGGACAGACCTCTGCAATTGATAATTCAAG CAAGGAAAATGTGAATAAAGCTAATAATGAATTGAAGCCACCACAAAAAACtg AGCTGGTAAATGACGAGTATGGACAACGACAGAATAAACCTCGCAG ATATTCGGAGATGAATTTTGGTCAGTGA
- the LOC25491384 gene encoding nuclear pore complex protein NUP50A isoform X1, which yields MGDAENALQSSKKRAAGRELTRDTPIDDEEDDTDFEAGTFKKASEEVLATRRMVKVVRRQQKSAPNPFAGIRLPAPTESTAKSGEATSETQPEKAKDEETKQPEIKAPEVEDKSTSNNDVADRNNAGKDLAEKETDSDNSKVDNEQSKDGSKIENEDKKEVADKESAGEINKEPPTEEKNTENSDKNGNSESKDKEDKVSESKDKEDKVSDEPTAEGGPFKSFQQLSSNQNAFTGLAGSGFSSSLFSFGSTTNDGSALGSGSSSIFGLKPDQPLGLGLSNAGSSGFGTSGASAVSKTETLQEVVVETGEENEEVVFNADSVLFEFADGGWKERGKGEVKVNVTSGTEKKARVLMRSKGNYRLILNARLYPEMKLTNMEKKGVTFACATEGKDRLSTFALKFKDGSIVEDFKTAITAHKGEASTIVKTPENSPKASDV from the coding sequence ATGGGGGATGCTGAGAATGCCTTACAGTCGTCAAAGAAAAGGGCTGCTGGACGGGAGCTCACCCGAGACACTCCTATTGACGATGAGGAAGATGACACTGACTTTGAAGCCGGGACTTTCAAGAAAGCCAGTGAGGAGGTTCTTGCAACCAGAAGAATGGTCAAAGTAGTACGTCGCCAACAGAAATCTGCTCCAAACCCTTTCGCTGGTATACGCTTGCCTGCTCCTACTGAGTCCACTGCCAAGTCTGGTGAAGCTACTTCTGAAACGCAGCCAGAGAAAGCTAAGGATGAAGAAACTAAGCAGCCAGAGATAAAAGCTCCTGAGGTGGAGGACAAATCTACTTCAAACAACGATGTTGCAGACAGAAACAATGCAGGTAAGGATCTTGCGGAGAAGGAGACTGACAGTGACAACTCTAAGGTAGATAATGAACAGAGTAAGGATGGAAGTAAGATTGAAAATGAGGATAAGAAGGAAGTTGCTGATAAGGAGAGTGCCGGCGAGATCAATAAAGAACCACctacagaagaaaaaaatactgaGAACAGTGATAAGAACGGAAATAGTGAAAGCAAGGATAAGGAAGACAAAGTAAGTGAAAGCAAGGATAAGGAAGACAAAGTAAGTGACGAGCCTACTGCTGAAGGCGGCCCTTTCAAATCATTTCAACAACTTTCGAGCAATCAAAATGCCTTCACAGGTCTTGCTGGGTCTggattttcttcttccttattTTCCTTCGGATCTACAACAAATGATGGGTCTGCTTTGGGTAGTGGGTCCAGTTCTATTTTTGGATTGAAACCTGACCAGCCTTTGGGTCTTGGTTTATCTAACGCTGGAAGTTCTGGTTTTGGAACATCAGGAGCATCTGCTGTTTCCAAGACTGAAACACTGCAGGAAGTCGTTGTTGAAACCGGTGAAGAAAATGAGGAAGTTGTTTTTAATGCAGATTCAGTGTTGTTTGAGTTTGCAGATGGAGGTTGGAAGGAACGCGGAAAGGGAGAAGTGAAAGTGAATGTAACTAGTGGAACAGAAAAGAAGGCCAGAGTTCTTATGAGGTCTAAGGGAAATTACAGATTGATTTTAAATGCGCGTCTTTACCCTGAAATGAAGCTAACAAATATGGAGAAGAAGGGTGTTACCTTTGCATGTGCCACTGAAGGAAAAGACCGTCTTTCAACATTTGCATTGAAGTTCAAAGATGGGTCCATAGTGGAGGATTTCAAGACTGCTATCACAGCACACAAGGGTGAGGCATCTACAATTGTGAAGACTCCAGAGAACTCTCCCAAGGCTTCTGATGTTTGA
- the LOC25491384 gene encoding nuclear pore complex protein NUP50A isoform X2, translating into MGDAENALQSSKKRAAGRELTRDTPIDDEEDDTDFEAGTFKKASEEVLATRRMVKVVRRQQKSAPNPFAGIRLPAPTESTAKSGEATSETQPEKAKDEETKQPEIKAPEVEDKSTSNNDVADRNNAGKDLAEKETDSDNSKVDNEQSKDGSKIENEDKKEVADKESAGEINKEPPTEEKNTENSDKNGNSESKDKEDKVSDEPTAEGGPFKSFQQLSSNQNAFTGLAGSGFSSSLFSFGSTTNDGSALGSGSSSIFGLKPDQPLGLGLSNAGSSGFGTSGASAVSKTETLQEVVVETGEENEEVVFNADSVLFEFADGGWKERGKGEVKVNVTSGTEKKARVLMRSKGNYRLILNARLYPEMKLTNMEKKGVTFACATEGKDRLSTFALKFKDGSIVEDFKTAITAHKGEASTIVKTPENSPKASDV; encoded by the exons ATGGGGGATGCTGAGAATGCCTTACAGTCGTCAAAGAAAAGGGCTGCTGGACGGGAGCTCACCCGAGACACTCCTATTGACGATGAGGAAGATGACACTGACTTTGAAGCCGGGACTTTCAAGAAAGCCAGTGAGGAGGTTCTTGCAACCAGAAGAATGGTCAAAGTAGTACGTCGCCAACAGAAATCTGCTCCAAACCCTTTCGCTGGTATACGCTTGCCTGCTCCTACTGAGTCCACTGCCAAGTCTGGTGAAGCTACTTCTGAAACGCAGCCAGAGAAAGCTAAGGATGAAGAAACTAAGCAGCCAGAGATAAAAGCTCCTGAGGTGGAGGACAAATCTACTTCAAACAACGATGTTGCAGACAGAAACAATGCAGGTAAGGATCTTGCGGAGAAGGAGACTGACAGTGACAACTCTAAGGTAGATAATGAACAGAGTAAGGATGGAAGTAAGATTGAAAATGAGGATAAGAAGGAAGTTGCTGATAAGGAGAGTGCCGGCGAGATCAATAAAGAACCACctacagaagaaaaaaatactgaGAACAGTGATAAGAACGGAAATAGTGAAAGCAAG GATAAGGAAGACAAAGTAAGTGACGAGCCTACTGCTGAAGGCGGCCCTTTCAAATCATTTCAACAACTTTCGAGCAATCAAAATGCCTTCACAGGTCTTGCTGGGTCTggattttcttcttccttattTTCCTTCGGATCTACAACAAATGATGGGTCTGCTTTGGGTAGTGGGTCCAGTTCTATTTTTGGATTGAAACCTGACCAGCCTTTGGGTCTTGGTTTATCTAACGCTGGAAGTTCTGGTTTTGGAACATCAGGAGCATCTGCTGTTTCCAAGACTGAAACACTGCAGGAAGTCGTTGTTGAAACCGGTGAAGAAAATGAGGAAGTTGTTTTTAATGCAGATTCAGTGTTGTTTGAGTTTGCAGATGGAGGTTGGAAGGAACGCGGAAAGGGAGAAGTGAAAGTGAATGTAACTAGTGGAACAGAAAAGAAGGCCAGAGTTCTTATGAGGTCTAAGGGAAATTACAGATTGATTTTAAATGCGCGTCTTTACCCTGAAATGAAGCTAACAAATATGGAGAAGAAGGGTGTTACCTTTGCATGTGCCACTGAAGGAAAAGACCGTCTTTCAACATTTGCATTGAAGTTCAAAGATGGGTCCATAGTGGAGGATTTCAAGACTGCTATCACAGCACACAAGGGTGAGGCATCTACAATTGTGAAGACTCCAGAGAACTCTCCCAAGGCTTCTGATGTTTGA